One region of Coraliomargarita parva genomic DNA includes:
- a CDS encoding PEP-CTERM sorting domain-containing protein encodes MIKSNSSSLLFLNSAAVAAFFASVTALHASPLLQESFLPSDGYSNTAAADAFPGDLKDQVLTGPSGFSGSWTGSTSLIQYNTANNLSYGSYAGLGGGVGFATPADSTARYVERGLSSALAFNGGTSSYYLSFMMDVSAVDATGMSYVSVRNNNPGSDNFAFGLGAGVMDGNFMLVNRNSSNTAEYLDLGTAYTTGTHLFVIKLDDGGDGNWDAGSDQMTIWIDPTDLSSEANATSSSLVYSSIVSTSGAGSFSMDEITMGANSFASAATIQYDEIVLGTSWSDVVVVPEPSTYALLFGFMGVAAMGLRRSQQGR; translated from the coding sequence ATGATCAAATCTAACTCTTCTTCTCTTCTTTTTCTAAACTCTGCCGCGGTCGCTGCGTTTTTTGCTAGCGTCACAGCTTTGCATGCCTCGCCGCTGTTGCAGGAGAGTTTTCTACCTTCGGATGGCTATTCCAATACTGCCGCAGCTGATGCCTTTCCGGGCGACCTTAAGGATCAGGTGCTAACAGGCCCTTCAGGTTTTTCTGGCTCGTGGACTGGCAGCACAAGCCTCATTCAGTATAACACTGCTAATAATCTCAGTTATGGAAGCTATGCAGGTTTAGGTGGTGGAGTTGGCTTTGCCACTCCTGCGGATTCGACTGCTCGGTATGTCGAACGTGGGCTGTCGTCTGCGTTGGCATTTAATGGTGGAACATCCAGTTATTATCTTAGTTTCATGATGGACGTTAGTGCGGTCGATGCGACAGGTATGAGTTACGTCTCCGTCCGCAATAATAATCCGGGATCTGACAACTTCGCCTTTGGTTTGGGAGCTGGCGTGATGGATGGGAACTTCATGCTCGTGAATCGTAATTCTTCAAATACCGCAGAGTATCTTGATCTTGGCACAGCTTATACGACTGGAACGCATTTGTTTGTGATCAAATTGGATGATGGCGGCGATGGAAATTGGGATGCAGGAAGTGATCAAATGACAATTTGGATTGACCCGACCGATCTTTCATCGGAGGCCAACGCAACAAGCTCCAGCTTGGTCTATAGTTCGATTGTGTCGACGAGTGGTGCGGGGTCTTTCTCTATGGATGAAATCACCATGGGGGCTAACAGCTTTGCTTCGGCTGCGACTATTCAATATGACGAAATCGTGCTTGGCACTTCTTGGTCGGATGTGGTTGTGGTGCCTGAGCCTTCCACTTATGCTTTGTTGTTCGGATTCATGGGAGTGGCAGCCATGGGATTGAGACGCTCGCAACAAGGACGGTAG
- a CDS encoding alpha-amylase family protein produces MKRRLPFRQIHLDFHTSEAIDSIGVGFDKTKFQNTLLDAHVDSVTLFATCHHGWSYYNSEVGERHPNLDFDLLRAQYEACREVGINTPIYLTAGIHNRAAELHPEWLLVDPEGKAHSNILPGFKMLSFHSPYLDHLCEQIEEVVSLFPEADGIFLDIISQADDCSVWALKHMQSKGLDPKSKEDRLQSRLDALHRYYERATESAQKLVPDMPVFHNSGNIPRGYRKIFKYFSHYELESLPTGGWGYDHFPISAKYTHQLGHEYSGMTGKFHTTWGEFGGYKHPNALRYECCAMLAFGARCSVGDQLHPNALLDSSTYAIIGEAYQDVARKEAYVMGARNVADIAVLSSIAVQSEDAFRKSRRESDSDTGAVRVLLEAHFLFDVIDAEMDFDPYKLLVLPDDICVSVELEAKLRDYLSRGGKLLLSGESGIDPERGMIFDVGGQIGEPSEYNPDYLLPAEALRPGFVNSPMVMYDASRRIQVMDGASLGDVYDPYFNRDWDHFCSHQHTPPRPEPSGYACGVRKGNVAYLAHPLFTIYRNYGQVALRQYISAVIEDLLSEPTVVLRGLPSTGRVSLMHQEAESRYVLHLLHANTISRGGASHLSGGTHSANQCSYEVIEDLIPIHDIEVELVTREGLQAVRLEPSGETLGFEVKNGRVSFMVEKLSCHQMVVLDYA; encoded by the coding sequence ATGAAAAGAAGATTACCGTTTCGCCAAATCCACTTGGATTTTCATACTTCTGAAGCCATCGATTCGATCGGAGTCGGCTTTGATAAAACAAAATTTCAAAATACGCTGCTGGACGCGCATGTGGATAGTGTAACGCTTTTTGCAACATGCCACCATGGTTGGAGTTATTACAATTCGGAGGTGGGAGAGCGGCACCCGAATCTGGATTTCGATTTGCTCCGGGCTCAATATGAAGCCTGCCGCGAAGTCGGTATCAATACCCCGATTTATTTGACCGCGGGGATTCACAATCGTGCTGCGGAATTGCATCCTGAATGGTTATTGGTCGACCCTGAGGGGAAAGCACATTCCAATATTCTTCCGGGGTTCAAAATGTTGAGTTTTCACTCTCCCTACCTGGATCATCTCTGTGAGCAGATTGAGGAAGTGGTGAGCCTTTTCCCAGAAGCGGATGGCATCTTTCTCGATATCATTTCACAAGCGGATGACTGCTCGGTCTGGGCTTTGAAGCACATGCAGTCCAAAGGTTTGGATCCTAAGTCGAAAGAGGACCGTTTGCAGTCTCGTCTGGATGCATTGCATCGGTATTATGAAAGGGCCACGGAATCAGCCCAAAAGCTGGTGCCGGACATGCCCGTTTTTCACAACAGCGGAAACATCCCCCGTGGTTATCGTAAGATTTTCAAGTATTTCAGCCATTACGAATTGGAGAGCTTGCCGACCGGAGGGTGGGGCTACGACCACTTCCCGATTTCTGCAAAATACACGCATCAGCTCGGGCATGAATACTCGGGGATGACCGGGAAGTTTCACACCACCTGGGGGGAGTTTGGTGGATACAAGCACCCCAATGCCCTGCGCTACGAATGCTGCGCCATGCTGGCATTTGGCGCCCGTTGCAGTGTGGGCGATCAGTTGCATCCGAATGCTCTCTTAGACTCCAGCACATACGCGATCATCGGCGAGGCATATCAAGATGTTGCGAGAAAAGAGGCCTACGTGATGGGTGCCCGTAATGTGGCGGACATCGCGGTGCTCAGTTCAATTGCAGTTCAGTCTGAGGATGCTTTTCGGAAGAGCCGTCGTGAGTCCGATTCGGATACCGGTGCGGTTCGTGTCTTGCTGGAAGCGCATTTTCTGTTCGATGTGATCGATGCGGAAATGGACTTCGATCCGTATAAGCTTCTGGTTTTACCTGATGATATTTGCGTAAGTGTCGAGTTGGAAGCGAAGCTGCGCGATTATCTCTCTCGTGGGGGAAAACTCTTATTGTCGGGGGAGAGTGGTATCGACCCAGAGCGGGGTATGATTTTTGACGTTGGCGGTCAGATTGGAGAGCCTTCGGAGTATAATCCGGACTATTTGCTGCCTGCGGAAGCGTTGCGTCCCGGTTTCGTGAACAGTCCCATGGTGATGTATGATGCCAGCCGGCGGATTCAAGTGATGGATGGTGCGTCTCTGGGGGACGTTTACGATCCTTACTTTAACCGGGACTGGGATCACTTCTGTAGCCACCAGCATACACCACCGCGCCCGGAGCCTTCTGGATATGCCTGTGGTGTGCGTAAGGGTAATGTCGCCTATTTGGCACATCCGTTGTTCACTATTTATCGGAATTACGGGCAAGTGGCTCTCCGGCAATATATCTCTGCGGTGATCGAGGATTTATTGAGTGAGCCGACTGTTGTGCTGCGGGGGCTGCCTTCGACCGGGCGTGTCTCTCTGATGCATCAGGAAGCTGAGTCGCGCTATGTGTTGCACTTGCTTCACGCCAATACAATCAGTCGTGGTGGGGCGTCACATTTAAGTGGAGGCACGCATTCGGCCAACCAATGTTCCTACGAAGTAATCGAGGACTTGATTCCGATCCATGATATCGAAGTAGAGCTGGTCACTCGTGAGGGACTCCAAGCAGTCAGGCTGGAACCGAGCGGGGAAACCCTTGGATTTGAGGTGAAGAACGGGCGTGTCTCGTTCATGGTCGAGAAGCTCAGTTGCCACCAAATGGTTGTTTTAGATTATGCCTGA
- a CDS encoding alpha/beta fold hydrolase has protein sequence MKRILLSALLLLNLSSMLSAETTKAPIRVACVGDSITRGGGTEAPALDAYPKQLQRLLGASNYTVGYFGSSGSTAMHNTGLAYQERSSFKQALNFKPDIVVIQLGTNDAHKTRWPKHENFSKDYRELIEAFQTLETKPKIYLSLPPVILPDSDGSLIEENAILEQIPLIKHLANETGATVIDVHGAFASQDDLKSHMGDRIHPNRKGATLIAKKVYEAITGEAFQGPVPHELYTSWKGYQRIDFGIGTRPGKLVIPENPAPGRPWIWRTEFFGAFPSVDLALLEQGWHVFYLDMVNQYGSPQAMEMMDLVPSYLKDHYDLSAKPVLEGFSRGGLYALNWSIRHPDKVKALYLDAPVCDFKSWPGGRGRGNGNKADWGRLLKAYGFSDEEALTWDGNPIDKLEPLAEAGIPIIAVAGDADEVVPMEENISLLKDRYEALGGRIELIVKPGIGHHPHSLEDPTPVVEFLQELTQPKQVSIMPLGDSITQGLVAGGYRSPLCELLINAGYEFRFVGTQEDVSVTPSLIDSGNEHHEGHAGYGTRHIINNLDGGTSNGGHWLDGLPGKREPIYPDIILLMIGTNDLGSHKREVEPTLKDFQTILDKIYAMRPEVKIIVSTLIPYTGDKYEHREANQVKFNSKLPAVIESYKQNGYDIHLYDMRQKVAAKHISNDGVHPTAQGYVAIANGWFDAITQFHQ, from the coding sequence ATGAAGCGCATCTTACTTTCCGCCCTACTCCTTCTGAATCTCTCGTCAATGCTATCAGCCGAAACGACTAAAGCCCCCATTCGAGTTGCCTGTGTGGGCGACAGTATCACACGAGGTGGTGGCACCGAAGCCCCCGCCCTGGACGCCTATCCCAAGCAACTCCAGCGCTTGCTTGGAGCAAGTAATTATACAGTCGGCTACTTTGGCTCCAGCGGCTCGACGGCTATGCACAATACCGGTTTAGCCTATCAAGAACGAAGCAGCTTCAAGCAAGCACTCAACTTCAAGCCGGATATCGTCGTCATTCAACTCGGCACCAATGACGCCCATAAAACACGCTGGCCAAAACACGAAAACTTCTCGAAGGATTACCGCGAACTCATCGAAGCGTTTCAAACTCTGGAGACAAAACCCAAAATCTACCTGAGCTTACCTCCGGTTATTCTACCTGATTCGGATGGTAGCCTTATCGAGGAAAACGCCATTCTGGAGCAAATCCCTCTCATTAAACATCTGGCTAACGAAACTGGGGCCACAGTCATTGATGTGCACGGTGCATTCGCCTCTCAAGATGATCTTAAAAGTCACATGGGTGACCGCATTCACCCTAATCGCAAAGGTGCCACACTGATAGCCAAGAAAGTCTACGAAGCGATTACCGGCGAAGCATTTCAAGGCCCCGTCCCACACGAGTTATATACGAGTTGGAAAGGTTACCAGCGAATTGACTTTGGCATCGGCACACGCCCCGGAAAACTGGTGATTCCGGAAAATCCTGCTCCGGGGCGCCCGTGGATTTGGCGAACAGAGTTCTTCGGCGCCTTTCCCTCCGTTGACCTAGCACTTCTGGAGCAGGGTTGGCATGTCTTTTACCTGGATATGGTGAACCAATATGGCTCTCCCCAAGCGATGGAAATGATGGATCTCGTCCCATCGTATTTGAAAGACCATTACGATCTAAGTGCGAAGCCGGTGCTGGAAGGATTCAGCCGCGGAGGCCTTTACGCACTGAACTGGTCAATTCGCCATCCGGATAAGGTAAAGGCTCTCTATTTGGACGCTCCTGTTTGTGATTTCAAAAGCTGGCCGGGCGGACGCGGACGGGGCAATGGTAATAAAGCAGACTGGGGCCGACTACTGAAGGCTTATGGCTTTAGCGATGAAGAAGCACTCACATGGGATGGGAACCCGATCGATAAGCTTGAGCCATTAGCTGAGGCCGGAATTCCGATTATAGCCGTCGCCGGTGACGCCGACGAAGTTGTCCCAATGGAAGAAAACATCAGTTTACTCAAAGACCGCTACGAGGCTTTGGGCGGTCGTATAGAACTCATAGTGAAACCCGGCATCGGACACCACCCACACAGCTTGGAAGACCCGACCCCGGTCGTCGAATTCCTACAGGAGCTCACACAACCGAAGCAAGTATCGATCATGCCACTGGGAGACTCGATTACACAAGGCCTTGTCGCCGGCGGCTACCGGTCGCCGCTCTGTGAGCTACTGATCAATGCTGGCTATGAGTTCCGCTTTGTCGGCACTCAGGAGGATGTGAGTGTCACTCCATCCCTGATCGATTCAGGTAACGAGCACCACGAAGGCCATGCGGGTTATGGAACCCGCCACATCATTAACAATCTCGACGGAGGGACTTCAAACGGCGGCCACTGGCTGGATGGTTTACCCGGAAAGCGGGAGCCCATCTATCCTGACATCATCCTACTGATGATAGGCACAAACGACTTGGGTAGTCACAAGCGGGAGGTCGAACCGACCTTGAAAGACTTCCAAACCATCCTGGATAAAATCTATGCGATGCGCCCCGAAGTGAAGATTATCGTATCCACACTCATCCCGTATACCGGAGACAAATACGAACATCGCGAGGCAAACCAAGTGAAATTCAATTCAAAACTTCCCGCTGTTATAGAAAGCTACAAACAAAACGGCTATGACATTCATCTCTATGATATGCGTCAAAAGGTAGCCGCAAAACACATTTCAAACGATGGCGTGCATCCAACAGCTCAAGGCTACGTTGCGATCGCCAATGGCTGGTTTGACGCAATAACTCAATTTCACCAGTAA